Proteins co-encoded in one Medicago truncatula cultivar Jemalong A17 chromosome 8, MtrunA17r5.0-ANR, whole genome shotgun sequence genomic window:
- the LOC25500412 gene encoding dof zinc finger protein DOF1.7, protein MQDQTTFQPMKPNFPEQEQLKCPRCESNNTKFCYYNNYNLSQPRHFCKNCKRYWTKGGALRNIPVGGGTRKVTKRSSNSKRSTTPSSSSPSASTTSSSAAKVSASVSETDPTQIHVDPAERNFSGGSFSSLLASTERFGNLFEGLNSNGSGLKMVEMGEFGENLNCDPVVNTDLGQNQGGRNGESEIFLGLQNGGSNCWNDNHGWSDLAIYTPSSTYQ, encoded by the coding sequence ATGCAAGACCAAACAACATTTCAACCCATGAAACCAAATTTTCCAGAACAAGAACAACTCAAATGTCCACGTTGTGAATCAAACAACACAAAATTCTGCTACTACAACAACTACAATCTCTCACAACCACGCCATTTTTGCAAAAACTGTAAAAGATATTGGACAAAAGGTGGTGCTTTGAGGAACATACCAGTTGGTGGTGGAACAAGAAAAGTCACAAAACGTTCATCAAATTCCAAACGTTCAACAAcaccatcttcttcttctccatcaGCATCAACAACCAGTTCTTCAGCAGCAAAAGTTTCGGCTTCAGTTTCAGAAACTGACCCGACCCAGATTCATGTTGACCCGGCTGAGAGAAATTTCAGTGGAGGGAGTTTTAGTTCACTTCTTGCATCAACTGAGCGATTTGGAAACCTTTTTGAAGGTCTGAATTCAAATGGGTCGGGTTTAAAAATGGTGGAAATGGGTGAATTTGGTGAGAATTTGAACTGTGACCCGGTTGTGAATACGGATTTGGGTCAAAACCAGGGTGGTAGAAATGGTGAATCAGAGATCTTTCTTGGTTTGCAAAATGGTGGTTCAAACTGTTGGAATGATAATCATGGTTGGTCTGATCTTGCTATATACACCCCTAGCTCAACTTATCAGTAG
- the LOC112417289 gene encoding uncharacterized protein yields the protein MGNENFPSVGATQYPEFSTQITPGGMAVADEVTLEDSTPKNKRSKEPAWNTQQNLVLISAWIKYGTSSVVGRNQRGETYWGKIAEYCNEYCSFDSPRDLVACRNRFNYTSKIINKWIGAYESAKRMQVSGWSENDVLTKAQELFACGKNIQFTLNEEWHALHDQPR from the coding sequence ATGGGGAATGAAAATTTTCCCAGTGTTGGTGCAACTCAATATCCtgaattttcaacacaaataactcCTGGTGGCATGGCAGTTGCTGATGAAGTCACTCTAGAAGATTCAACTCCTAAGAACAAGAGAAGTAAGGAACCAGCATGGAACACTCAACAAAATTTGGTTCTAATTAGTGCATGGATTAAATATGGAACAAGCAGTGTTGTCGGGAGAAACCAGAGAGGAGAAACATATTGGGGTAAAATTGCTGAGTATTGTAATGAGTATTGCTCATTCGATTCTCCCCGCGATCTAGTTGCCTGCCGAAACCGTTTTAATTATACgagcaaaataataaataaatggattggGGCTTATGAAAGCGCTAAGCGTATGCAAGTAAGCGGTTGGTCGGAAAATGATGTTTTGACAAAAGCGCAGGAATTATTTGCATGTGGAAAGAATATTCAATTTACTTTGAATGAAGAATGGCACGCTCTTCATGATCAACCACGTTAA